Genomic DNA from Hymenobacter jejuensis:
TGGGTGTACGCCAACTCCACGGAGCCTGGCACAAACAAGGTTTCGATCAGAAAATGTGCCCGCAATTCAGCGGTGTTCATTTGGGCAGTTTCCCGCGGACTAACGGCGATGTATTGCTTCATATACTACTCTTAATCAAGAAGTTAAGTTAACGACCCATCCAACCGCCATCAACGGTCAGGATGGTGCCGTGTACGTAATCGGCTGCGGCCGAGGCCAAAACACGGTGGGTCCTTTGAAATCGGCGGGCGTGCCCCACCGCCCGGCCGGAATGCGCCCAGAATGCTCTGCGAGCGCTCCGGGTCGTTGCGCAAAGCCTCGGTGTTGTCGGTGGCAATGTAGCCGGGGGCGATGGCGTTGACGTTGACGCCGCGGCCGGCCCATTCGTTGGCCAAGCCTTTCACCAAACTGCCGATAGCACCTTTGCTGGCCGCGTAGCCGGGCACATTGATGCCGCCCTGAAACGTAAGTAAAGAAGCCGTGAAAATGATCTTACCACTGCCCTGCGCCAGCATCCGTCCGCCCAAAGCACGGGCCAAGCGGAAGGGCGCGTCGAGGTTGATGGCCAGCACTTCGTCCCACAGCGCATCGGCGTGCTCGGCCGCGGGGCGCGCTTGATGGTGCCAGCGTTGTTGATAAGGATGTCGATGCGCGGAAAATCCTGCTGCACTTGTTGAAGAAAGGCATCTACCTGACCACGCTGGCTAAAGTCCGCTTGGTAGGCCGTAAACTGCCGGCCCAGCGCCTGCACCTGCTGGGCCGTATCGCTGCCCTGTAAGGCCAACGAGGCCGACACGCCAATGATGTCGGCGCCGGTTTCGGCTAGGCCAACGGCCATCGCTTGCCCGATTCCTTTGTTGCAGCCCGTCACCAGAGCGACTTTGCCTTCTAAGCTAAACAACGAGGCATTACTCATGCAGGTGAATCTGATTTATAAACTTTTCGGAGAAATAAGGTGTATTTCCAGTAGTCTTCACTGGCAATTACCTTTCTTAAGATTACAGGATGGTAAAACCAAAAGGAAGAGTATCATCATCTTTATTCGCGCAATCGTTGTCGGGAACGTTGCCGATAGCGGGCGTGACAATAATTCGTATAGGCCATAAGTTGAATTTGGGAAGCGAGTTCTACATTCAGGCCTTGAAAAGTTGTGGAACTGGTTTCGACAGTTCTTGGATTTTGCGAAGCTGATATTTCCAACCCTAGTCCTTTCCCTTCCTTGCATTGGATACTTTCACCATAAAAGATATAGCCGCGCCCTCAACATTTCCACCTCCACGGTGTCGAGGGCCTTGCGCGGCAGTTACGAGATCAACCCCGAAACCAAGCGGCTGGTCATGGAGTGCGCCGAGCGGCTCAACTACCGGCCCAACCCATTGCGCTAAGCCTAAAAGGCAGCTCTAGCCGGGCAATTGCCGTGATTGTGCCCCAAATTGCCAACCCGTTTTTCTCGCAGGCCATCAACGGCATCGAGGCCATTGCCTACAACCGGGGCTATCATGTAATTATTTTCCAAACGCACGAGTCGTACGAGCGGGAGGTGGCCAACGTGCAGCAGTCGATGGCCCGGAAGGTGGATGGGCTGTTGATTTC
This window encodes:
- a CDS encoding helix-turn-helix domain-containing protein — protein: MSRALRGSYEINPETKRLVMECAERLNYRPNPLR
- a CDS encoding substrate-binding domain-containing protein, with product MPQIANPFFSQAINGIEAIAYNRGYHVIIFQTHESYEREVANVQQSMARKVDGLLISLSSETSDVSHLKEIQQKGLPLVLFDRVSAELEATQVVADNFAGPSPQPNT